The region CTGCCCAGCGTACTTGACCCTGTAGTGTGCTTGTGGGACGATCTGCTATAATAGGAACCGCTTCGCTGTTTGGTGACGCTTCCACATTGATAGCCGTTGCTGATATACCATCTCCAACAATATAGAGCCTATATAGCCCCGAAAAAAGTCCGTCCACGGTGAAGGTGGATTCTGTTGCAGGAAAATGTCTTGATAGAAGCGGTTTATGCAACACTAACGGGTTGAGGCTCGGTTCCATCGGTGCCTCCGCAGGAAAGACCTTCACAGCATAGTGTGTTTCTGGATCAATATCCCCTGGCAAAGTAACGTGTCCCTTAACAGTCATCCCCTTTTCAAGTAGGACAATCAGTGGTTCTTTTCCGATGACGACGTTCTGGTAGATTCTGGAGAAATAACCTCTCTTGCTAATTTCCAACGAGAGATATTGTGCTTCGGTTTCTAACACCTGCATCTGAAACTTGCCCGTATCGTCCGACTGTCCTGATACAAGAAGCACACTGTGTCCGAATGGCGTTTCTCTGTGCCGCGTTGCGTAAATTCGCGCTGCTGCTATCGGGCGTTTCTGTCTATCGATGACCATGCCGTATAGGGTCTTCAATTTCGGCAGTTGGATAGAAATGTGTGGCTGTTCTTGTGGATTGATAGCGTTTATAAACGCTATGATAACACCGTTTTGGGAAATTGTCAACGTGTATTCGATGGGATAGAGGTCAGAGAATTGGAAGTTGCTTGTGGTATCAGTTTTTGCTGCGTGTTCGATGGGTGCGGCGGCGCGGAAGAAGTCTGCGGATTTGTCGTGCATCTTTAGGTTCACAATGAGTCCTTGGCTATTTTCGCCGCCAGAGATGTTTCCTCGTAAGGATAAAGTCGGTCTCAGTGCTATTTCGCCTAAATCGTAGTGATTCTTATCAGTGGACATCTCTTGTCTCAGGAGTTTCGATTGATATTGTGGATGGAGTGCCATGAGTGAGAAGGCGTAATAGGTTT is a window of Candidatus Poribacteria bacterium DNA encoding:
- a CDS encoding carboxypeptidase-like regulatory domain-containing protein, with product MHKLKVYATRQAFLTTSLMLLLCLYTAVGICQTPQPSATLHGTCVDAENGQPISDVLVRAAPEKIEQVYPDRDFAHATATDAEGSFSLTIPNESETYYAFSLMALHPQYQSKLLRQEMSTDKNHYDLGEIALRPTLSLRGNISGGENSQGLIVNLKMHDKSADFFRAAAPIEHAAKTDTTSNFQFSDLYPIEYTLTISQNGVIIAFINAINPQEQPHISIQLPKLKTLYGMVIDRQKRPIAAARIYATRHRETPFGHSVLLVSGQSDDTGKFQMQVLETEAQYLSLEISKRGYFSRIYQNVVIGKEPLIVLLEKGMTVKGHVTLPGDIDPETHYAVKVFPAEAPMEPSLNPLVLHKPLLSRHFPATESTFTVDGLFSGLYRLYIVGDGISATAINVEASPNSEAVPIIADRPTSTLQGQVRWADADEPVPNAVVSRSWYPWELNPSDMSMTLDRFEVETDTDGKFKFDNLTEKPYQLYIRAVDAEFETATNRYQRINIHKQVEIPIPGTGYRIYIGKRDGTPFAK